AATCTAAAATTTCAGAATAATCAGAATATTTATATCATTCTGACGACATATGATGGTGCAGGAAAATCCATGACAGGAGAAGACATCTCCTGCAGCTGCGCTCCTGAAGCCGGCTGCAGGATTGAGGCGGTGCTCACCGTCGACGACCGGGGGCAGATGGTGCTCCCGAAGGATATCCGCGAACGGGCGGCAATCCGCCCCGGCGAGAAGCTCGCGCTGATTGCATGGGAGAAAGACGGGAGCGTCTGCTGCCTCGCCCTGATCAAGGCCGATAACCTGAGCGGTATGGTCCGGGATGTGCTTGGCCCGC
This Methanoculleus sp. SDB DNA region includes the following protein-coding sequences:
- a CDS encoding AbrB family transcriptional regulator encodes the protein MTGEDISCSCAPEAGCRIEAVLTVDDRGQMVLPKDIRERAAIRPGEKLALIAWEKDGSVCCLALIKADNLSGMVRDVLGPLMNAVE